Proteins from a single region of Streptomyces spinoverrucosus:
- a CDS encoding DMT family transporter: protein MGFLLLAGAIAAEVAATTAMKYSHGFTRLWPSLMTALGYVVAFALLAQTLKTVSVGTAYAIWSGVGTAAIAVIGMLFLGEGMTVAKAAGIALIVVGVVVLNLGGAH, encoded by the coding sequence ATGGGATTCCTACTGCTCGCCGGCGCCATAGCCGCCGAGGTGGCAGCCACCACCGCCATGAAGTACAGCCACGGCTTCACCCGGCTGTGGCCCTCGCTGATGACCGCCCTCGGGTACGTGGTCGCGTTCGCGCTCCTCGCCCAGACCTTGAAGACGGTCTCCGTCGGCACGGCGTACGCGATCTGGTCCGGCGTCGGCACCGCGGCGATCGCGGTGATCGGGATGCTGTTCCTCGGTGAAGGGATGACCGTGGCCAAGGCCGCCGGGATCGCGCTGATCGTCGTGGGGGTCGTGGTGCTCAATCTGGGCGGTGCCCACTGA
- a CDS encoding SCO3933 family regulatory protein translates to MRQIPVDTSTATVMVAQTPEPKVRDRRTGEIATDTETGAKLMTVNVMFALNGDVEILNVTVPETGVSEDLAMGTPVALTGLIARPWENEFNGQKRHGIAFRAVAVTSLAEAGAAKSKAA, encoded by the coding sequence ATGCGTCAGATTCCTGTCGACACCTCCACCGCCACCGTGATGGTTGCTCAGACCCCGGAGCCCAAGGTCCGCGACCGCCGTACCGGCGAGATCGCCACCGACACCGAGACCGGCGCGAAGCTGATGACGGTGAACGTGATGTTCGCCCTCAACGGCGACGTCGAGATCCTGAACGTCACCGTGCCGGAGACCGGCGTCTCCGAGGACCTGGCGATGGGGACGCCGGTCGCCCTGACGGGCCTGATCGCCCGGCCGTGGGAGAACGAGTTCAACGGCCAGAAGCGGCACGGGATCGCGTTCCGTGCCGTGGCCGTCACCTCGCTCGCTGAGGCTGGCGCGGCGAAGTCGAAGGCGGCCTGA
- the dapD gene encoding 2,3,4,5-tetrahydropyridine-2,6-dicarboxylate N-succinyltransferase, translating to MTDTTAPRTTGAVAAGLATIAADGTVLDTWFPAPELAAEPGPAGTERLDEARTAELLGEHGVAALGKDEVRGVEVVAVRTVISSVEDKPLDTHDAYLRLHLLSHRLVKPNEPNLDGIFGLLANVAWTSLGPVAVDTLETVRLAARARGLHLSVFGVDKFPRMTDYVAPAGVRIADADRVRLGAHLAAGTTVMHEGFVNFNAGTLGTSMVEGRISQGVVVGDGSDIGGGASTMGTLSGGGKQRVAIGERSLVGAEAGIGIALGDDCVVEAGLYLTAGTRVTMPDGQIVKARELSGASNILFRRNSVTGTVEARPNNAEWGGLNDVLHSHN from the coding sequence ATGACCGACACGACTGCTCCTCGCACCACCGGCGCCGTGGCCGCCGGCCTTGCCACGATCGCCGCCGACGGCACTGTTCTCGACACCTGGTTCCCCGCGCCCGAGCTGGCCGCCGAGCCCGGACCTGCCGGTACCGAGCGCCTCGACGAGGCCCGCACCGCCGAGCTGCTCGGTGAGCACGGCGTCGCGGCGCTCGGCAAGGACGAGGTGCGCGGCGTGGAGGTCGTGGCGGTCCGGACGGTCATCTCCTCCGTCGAGGACAAGCCGCTCGACACCCACGACGCCTACCTGCGCCTGCACCTGCTCTCGCACCGCTTGGTCAAGCCGAACGAGCCGAACCTCGACGGCATCTTCGGCCTGCTCGCCAACGTCGCCTGGACCTCCCTCGGCCCGGTCGCCGTCGACACCCTGGAGACCGTACGACTCGCCGCCCGCGCCCGCGGCCTGCACCTGAGCGTCTTCGGCGTCGACAAGTTCCCGCGCATGACCGACTACGTGGCACCGGCCGGGGTCCGTATCGCCGACGCCGACCGAGTCCGCCTCGGCGCCCACCTCGCCGCCGGCACCACGGTCATGCACGAGGGCTTCGTCAACTTCAACGCGGGCACCCTCGGCACCTCGATGGTCGAGGGCCGTATCTCCCAGGGCGTCGTCGTCGGCGACGGTTCCGACATCGGCGGCGGTGCCTCCACCATGGGCACCCTGTCCGGCGGCGGCAAGCAGCGGGTCGCCATCGGCGAGCGCTCCCTCGTCGGCGCCGAGGCCGGTATCGGCATCGCGCTCGGTGACGACTGCGTGGTCGAGGCGGGCCTCTACCTCACCGCCGGCACCCGCGTCACCATGCCCGACGGCCAGATCGTCAAGGCCCGCGAGCTGTCCGGCGCCTCCAACATCCTCTTCCGCCGCAACTCCGTCACCGGCACGGTTGAGGCCCGCCCGAACAACGCGGAGTGGGGCGGGTTGAACGACGTACTGCACAGCCACAACTGA
- a CDS encoding ATP-dependent nuclease, which translates to MLKKLRLSHFKGFAEFEINFGQQAVLVGPNNAGKSTIISALRLAAEEVSFARRRNSRDRFNLDGNRWAFGHHLSSGIGNPSGFVGENIRHEFRESETRLELTFSSGATLKSVWPVEESPFFCLVNDDGSIVSASAIARSVTPSIGVVPTLTPVQHRELVLTERYVKESQTTRLSSSHFRNQLYYLKREDADAYFDLTSFILENTPEIQDISIEASSAGDAAELDLYFTETATRSVKELFWAGDGLQIWLQFLLHLFRHRAAKALVLDEPDVFLHPDLQRRLVNVLEERSQQWILATHAPEILAEARRDSVILVDRTRKRARHLRDSKSLEYASQSLGTGFNLGLARALRSKVALFVEGQDMKVLRNVARKVGARNLAGEKGVAVIPLGGFDKWAQAGSFSTLSESLLGDSVKVYVILDRDNRTEGQAFDVTSALSRSGVHCHVWQKKELESYFLIPSAISRLSGADQPMVQELLDEAIEEQKVDAQAQFLYRRQTDLVSASSHAMDVTRAAIPEFEVWWSDEERRAGMVPPKKVLSSLNGKLTAKKCKPVNVRAISNNMRAEEIVPELRDILLEIESAIAGY; encoded by the coding sequence GTGCTTAAGAAGCTTCGCCTGTCCCACTTCAAGGGCTTCGCTGAGTTCGAAATCAACTTCGGTCAGCAAGCAGTTCTCGTCGGCCCCAATAACGCCGGTAAGAGTACTATTATCTCTGCGCTTCGCCTTGCGGCTGAAGAAGTTTCGTTTGCGCGGCGCAGGAATAGCCGAGACCGGTTCAATCTAGATGGAAATAGATGGGCTTTCGGGCATCACCTGTCTAGCGGAATCGGAAACCCGTCTGGTTTCGTGGGCGAGAATATTCGACATGAATTCCGAGAATCGGAAACGCGACTTGAGTTGACGTTCAGTTCTGGCGCTACTCTGAAATCTGTATGGCCGGTGGAGGAGTCTCCTTTTTTCTGTCTGGTTAATGATGACGGATCCATCGTGAGCGCAAGTGCCATTGCTCGATCTGTGACGCCGTCGATCGGGGTAGTTCCTACGCTGACCCCCGTTCAGCATCGGGAACTCGTCCTGACGGAGAGATACGTCAAAGAGAGCCAGACCACGCGCCTGTCGAGTAGCCACTTCAGGAATCAGCTATATTACCTCAAAAGGGAAGATGCTGATGCGTACTTCGATCTGACATCTTTCATCCTGGAAAATACACCAGAGATTCAGGACATTAGCATCGAGGCTAGCTCGGCCGGTGATGCGGCCGAACTCGACCTCTATTTCACCGAGACCGCCACAAGGTCAGTAAAGGAGCTCTTCTGGGCTGGCGATGGCCTTCAAATTTGGCTTCAGTTTCTACTTCACCTATTCCGTCATAGGGCCGCTAAGGCACTGGTTCTGGACGAGCCGGATGTATTCCTTCATCCAGATCTTCAGCGCAGACTAGTCAATGTCTTGGAAGAAAGAAGTCAGCAGTGGATCCTTGCCACTCATGCCCCTGAGATCCTGGCTGAAGCCCGTCGGGACTCGGTGATCCTTGTAGACAGGACCCGTAAGCGTGCTAGGCATCTCCGCGACTCAAAATCGCTGGAATACGCTAGTCAGTCCCTCGGGACGGGCTTCAATTTGGGCCTCGCACGTGCCCTGCGTTCCAAGGTCGCCCTCTTTGTTGAGGGGCAGGATATGAAAGTTCTGCGGAACGTGGCACGCAAAGTGGGGGCAAGGAATCTCGCCGGAGAAAAGGGTGTTGCGGTTATTCCCCTCGGCGGCTTCGATAAGTGGGCACAAGCTGGCTCTTTCTCTACGCTTAGTGAGAGTTTGCTCGGCGACTCGGTGAAGGTGTACGTCATCCTGGATCGAGACAATCGAACGGAAGGCCAGGCGTTTGACGTAACTAGTGCATTGTCGCGGTCGGGGGTGCACTGTCACGTCTGGCAGAAGAAAGAGCTTGAGAGCTACTTTCTGATCCCAAGTGCTATTTCTCGGCTGTCAGGGGCCGACCAACCGATGGTTCAAGAGCTTCTGGATGAGGCTATTGAGGAGCAGAAAGTTGACGCTCAAGCGCAGTTTCTTTATCGTCGGCAAACGGATCTGGTGAGTGCAAGTTCGCACGCTATGGACGTTACGCGTGCCGCCATCCCTGAATTTGAGGTGTGGTGGAGCGACGAGGAAAGAAGAGCGGGGATGGTGCCTCCGAAGAAGGTTCTTTCTTCCCTAAATGGCAAATTGACCGCGAAGAAGTGCAAGCCTGTAAATGTGCGGGCGATCTCGAACAATATGAGGGCTGAGGAGATCGTTCCCGAATTGAGGGACATCCTTCTGGAGATTGAATCGGCTATCGCCGGATACTGA
- the sufU gene encoding Fe-S cluster assembly sulfur transfer protein SufU: MKLDSMYQDVILDHYKNPHGRGLRDGDAEVHHVNPTCGDEITLRVKYDGTTISDVSYEGQGCSISQASASVLNELLVGRELADAQRIQETFLELMQSKGKIEPDDAMEDILEDAVAFAGVSKYPARVKCALLSWMAWKDATAQALGADAERKTA, from the coding sequence GTGAAACTGGATTCCATGTACCAGGACGTCATCCTGGACCACTACAAGAACCCGCACGGGCGGGGCTTGCGGGATGGCGACGCCGAGGTACACCACGTGAACCCGACCTGCGGCGACGAGATCACCCTTCGTGTGAAGTACGACGGCACGACGATCAGCGACGTCTCGTACGAGGGCCAGGGCTGCTCGATCAGCCAGGCCTCGGCCTCCGTACTGAACGAACTCCTCGTCGGCCGGGAGCTGGCCGACGCGCAGCGGATCCAGGAGACCTTCCTGGAGCTGATGCAGTCCAAGGGGAAGATCGAACCGGACGACGCGATGGAGGACATCCTGGAGGACGCGGTCGCGTTCGCGGGTGTCTCCAAGTACCCGGCCCGGGTCAAGTGCGCCCTCCTGAGCTGGATGGCGTGGAAGGACGCGACGGCCCAGGCGCTGGGCGCCGACGCCGAAAGGAAGACCGCATGA
- a CDS encoding cysteine desulfurase → MTQLPGLLDTEAIRKDFPVLDRQIHDGKKLVYLDNAATSQKPRQVLDALTEYYERYNANVHRGVHVLAEEATALYEGARDKVAEFINAPSRDEVIFTKNASESLNLVANMLGWADEPYRVDSDTEIVITEMEHHSNIVPWQLLSQRTGAKLKWFGLTDDGRLDLSNIEEIITEKTKIVSFVLVSNILGTVNPVEAIVRRAQEVGALVCVDASQAAPHMPLDVQALQADFVAFTGHKMCGPTGIGVLWGRQELLEDLPPFLGGGEMIETVSMHSSTYAPAPHKFEAGTPPIAQAVGLGAAIDYLSAIGMDKILAHEHALTEYAVKRLVEVPDLRIIGPTTAEERGAAISFTLGDIHPHDVGQVLDEQGIAVRVGHHCARPVCLRYGIPATTRASFYLYSTPAEIDALVDGLEHVRNFFG, encoded by the coding sequence GTGACACAGCTGCCGGGCCTCCTCGACACCGAGGCGATCCGCAAGGACTTCCCCGTCCTGGACCGACAGATCCACGACGGCAAGAAGCTCGTGTACCTGGACAACGCGGCGACCTCGCAGAAGCCGCGTCAGGTGCTGGACGCCCTGACTGAGTACTACGAGCGCTACAACGCCAACGTCCACCGCGGTGTGCATGTGCTCGCCGAGGAGGCCACGGCGCTGTACGAGGGCGCGCGCGACAAGGTCGCCGAGTTCATCAACGCGCCCAGCCGCGACGAGGTGATCTTCACCAAGAACGCCTCCGAGTCGCTGAACCTCGTGGCGAACATGCTCGGCTGGGCCGACGAGCCCTACCGGGTGGACTCCGACACCGAGATCGTCATCACGGAGATGGAGCACCACTCCAACATCGTGCCGTGGCAGCTGCTGTCGCAGCGCACGGGCGCGAAGCTGAAGTGGTTCGGCCTGACCGACGACGGTCGCCTCGACCTGTCCAACATCGAGGAGATTATTACGGAGAAGACGAAGATCGTCTCCTTCGTGCTGGTGTCGAACATCCTGGGCACGGTCAACCCGGTCGAGGCGATAGTGCGGCGCGCGCAGGAGGTCGGCGCGCTGGTCTGCGTCGACGCATCGCAGGCCGCGCCGCACATGCCGCTGGACGTCCAGGCCCTGCAGGCCGACTTCGTGGCCTTCACCGGCCACAAGATGTGCGGCCCGACGGGCATCGGCGTGCTGTGGGGCCGCCAGGAGCTGCTTGAGGACCTCCCCCCGTTCCTCGGCGGCGGCGAGATGATCGAGACCGTGTCGATGCACTCGTCGACGTACGCTCCCGCCCCGCACAAGTTCGAGGCGGGTACGCCGCCGATCGCGCAGGCGGTGGGCCTCGGCGCGGCGATCGACTACCTGTCGGCGATCGGCATGGACAAGATCCTCGCCCATGAGCACGCGCTGACCGAGTACGCGGTGAAGCGCCTGGTAGAGGTCCCCGACCTGCGCATCATCGGCCCCACCACGGCGGAGGAGCGCGGCGCCGCGATCTCCTTCACCCTCGGTGACATCCACCCGCACGACGTGGGCCAGGTCCTCGACGAGCAGGGCATCGCCGTCCGGGTCGGCCACCACTGCGCCCGCCCCGTGTGCCTGCGGTACGGAATTCCTGCGACCACGCGAGCGTCGTTCTATCTGTACTCCACGCCGGCCGAGATCGACGCACTGGTCGACGGCCTGGAGCACGTACGGAACTTCTTCGGCTGA
- a CDS encoding NUDIX hydrolase has product MARVDYFNDPNAPKANSIVPSVTAVALNDAGEVLLIHKTDNNLWALPGGGVDVGESAPDAAVRETKEETGFDVEVTGLVGLYTNPAHVMAYDDGEVRQQFSICFRARIVGGELRTSSESKEVAFVHPSRLDSLNIHPSMRMRIDHGLANRQEPYVG; this is encoded by the coding sequence ATGGCCCGAGTCGACTACTTCAACGATCCGAACGCCCCGAAGGCGAACAGCATCGTCCCCTCCGTGACCGCGGTCGCGCTGAACGATGCCGGGGAAGTCCTGCTGATCCACAAGACTGACAACAACCTCTGGGCTCTGCCGGGCGGCGGGGTCGACGTCGGCGAGTCAGCACCCGATGCCGCCGTACGTGAGACGAAGGAAGAGACCGGCTTCGACGTCGAGGTGACGGGACTGGTCGGCCTCTACACCAACCCGGCTCACGTCATGGCGTACGACGACGGCGAGGTACGCCAGCAGTTCTCGATCTGCTTCCGAGCACGCATCGTCGGCGGCGAGCTGCGCACGAGCAGCGAGAGCAAGGAAGTGGCCTTCGTGCACCCCAGTCGGCTGGACAGCCTGAACATCCATCCGTCGATGCGGATGCGGATCGACCACGGATTGGCGAACCGGCAGGAGCCCTACGTCGGCTGA
- a CDS encoding HD domain-containing protein, which yields MPSGLDTPQGAAELAESLLPPLGNRWLHTQAVAARAREASAAVSKGDRDLLVAAAWLHDIGYAPELRDTGFHPLDGARYLETLRAPNRLVRLVAHHSGAVYEAEQRGLTDELAVYEREDSPVLDALIYADMTTGPAGQSFDFDQRIDEILERYEPGSEVHNAISKARPYLGAAVERTRARLGDQPT from the coding sequence ATGCCCTCTGGACTGGACACGCCCCAAGGCGCGGCTGAACTGGCCGAGTCGCTTCTGCCTCCGCTCGGGAACCGCTGGCTGCACACTCAGGCCGTGGCGGCTCGTGCGCGCGAAGCATCGGCGGCTGTGTCCAAGGGAGACCGGGATCTTCTCGTCGCTGCCGCGTGGTTGCACGACATCGGGTATGCGCCGGAGCTGCGCGATACGGGGTTTCATCCACTCGACGGCGCGCGCTACCTGGAGACACTGAGGGCGCCTAATCGGCTCGTGCGGCTCGTCGCTCATCACTCTGGCGCCGTGTACGAAGCCGAACAGCGTGGGCTCACCGATGAGTTGGCCGTGTACGAGCGGGAGGACTCTCCCGTTCTGGACGCCTTGATCTATGCCGACATGACGACCGGTCCGGCCGGGCAGTCCTTCGACTTCGATCAGCGCATTGACGAGATCCTGGAGCGGTACGAGCCGGGTAGCGAAGTGCACAACGCGATCAGCAAGGCGCGTCCGTACCTCGGGGCCGCCGTGGAACGGACGCGCGCTCGCCTCGGTGATCAGCCGACGTAG
- a CDS encoding XRE family transcriptional regulator — protein MANERLRAAISAKGETIQSVAQHVGVDPKSVERWITTGRTPHRGHRWKAANFLGVDEVYLWPTVEKQAESASTSELITYYPHRGAVPAALWSSLIEKAKDQVDILVYAGLFLFDNHPDLPYELADKAKAGAQIRVLLGDPDSEMVRQRGEEEGIGDDLAARARITRRYLEPAMTTPGVEVRLHNTILYNSIYRFDDDVLVNPHVLGAPAGQNPVLHFRYIPGARTFRHYMRSFDYAWERGRLA, from the coding sequence ATGGCGAACGAGCGTCTGCGCGCGGCGATTTCAGCGAAGGGCGAGACCATCCAGTCCGTGGCCCAGCATGTCGGCGTCGACCCGAAGAGCGTGGAGCGCTGGATCACCACCGGCCGGACGCCGCACCGAGGGCACCGCTGGAAGGCCGCGAACTTCCTCGGAGTTGACGAGGTCTACCTGTGGCCCACCGTCGAGAAGCAGGCCGAGTCCGCCAGCACGTCCGAGCTGATCACGTACTACCCGCACCGGGGTGCGGTACCGGCCGCGCTGTGGTCATCGCTGATCGAGAAGGCGAAGGACCAGGTGGACATCCTCGTGTACGCGGGACTGTTCCTCTTCGACAACCACCCGGATCTGCCGTACGAGTTGGCCGACAAGGCCAAGGCCGGAGCACAGATACGCGTGCTCCTCGGCGACCCGGACTCGGAGATGGTCCGCCAGCGCGGCGAGGAGGAAGGCATCGGCGACGACCTGGCCGCACGCGCCCGGATAACACGGCGCTACCTCGAACCGGCGATGACGACGCCGGGCGTCGAGGTCCGGCTTCACAACACGATCCTCTACAACTCGATTTATCGCTTCGACGATGACGTGTTAGTGAACCCGCACGTGCTCGGAGCACCGGCCGGACAGAACCCAGTGCTGCACTTCCGGTACATCCCCGGTGCCCGCACCTTCCGGCACTACATGCGGAGTTTCGACTACGCCTGGGAGCGTGGTCGCCTCGCGTAG
- a CDS encoding bifunctional 3-phenylpropionate/cinnamic acid dioxygenase ferredoxin subunit, which produces MTTFVRACALSELEEDTPKRVELDGTPVSIVHTEGEVFAIHDICSHANVSLSEGEVEDCQIECWLHGSSFDLRTGKPSGLPATRPVPVYPVKIEGDDVLVSLTQES; this is translated from the coding sequence ATGACCACCTTCGTACGCGCGTGCGCGCTGAGCGAGCTGGAGGAGGACACCCCCAAGCGGGTGGAACTCGACGGCACGCCGGTGTCCATCGTGCACACCGAGGGCGAGGTGTTCGCCATCCACGACATCTGCTCCCACGCGAACGTCTCGCTCTCCGAGGGCGAGGTGGAGGACTGCCAGATCGAGTGCTGGCTGCACGGCTCCTCGTTCGACCTGCGCACCGGCAAGCCGTCCGGCCTCCCCGCGACGCGCCCCGTCCCCGTATACCCCGTAAAGATCGAAGGGGACGACGTACTCGTCTCCCTCACCCAGGAGTCCTGA
- a CDS encoding metal-sulfur cluster assembly factor: MSETVEMKPASEEELREALMDVVDPELGIDVVNLGLIYGIHIDDANIATVDMTLTSAACPLTDVIEDQAKSATDGLVSELRINWVWMPPWGPDKITDDGREQLRALGFNV, from the coding sequence ATGAGCGAGACCGTGGAGATGAAACCGGCCTCGGAGGAGGAGCTCCGCGAGGCCCTGATGGACGTCGTCGACCCCGAGCTGGGCATCGACGTCGTCAACCTCGGCCTGATCTACGGCATCCACATCGACGATGCCAACATCGCGACCGTCGACATGACCCTGACGTCCGCGGCCTGCCCGCTCACCGACGTCATCGAGGACCAGGCCAAGTCCGCCACGGACGGCCTGGTCAGCGAACTGCGCATCAACTGGGTCTGGATGCCGCCGTGGGGCCCGGACAAGATCACGGACGACGGGCGGGAGCAGCTGCGGGCGCTCGGCTTCAACGTCTGA
- a CDS encoding AbfB domain-containing protein produces the protein MPESSTPPPQQPWENNWSPDTSRVPGTRRLWLAGALAMATIVAGVTAVAVMETQSDDMSPKSAPPAPTDGATVPGLISFASPSSAGTTTPPGKSALSSAHPSRTSSGKPSPAPASTPPKSPAPGATSSNSPKPPSTSATWRFVNSVNYPDRYWRVSDGRVVLDTVTSSSDREDARLRLVKGLADSSCYSFVTADGDYLRHHEFVLRAEGHDGSGLFRQDATFCPRSLGYSDAIALESVNYPGHFLRHQDFRLRLDSYQHNGQYYADMAFRLVTDVTETQHGYGDGYGYGYGYDSGPRRNTGGH, from the coding sequence ATGCCAGAAAGCTCGACCCCACCCCCGCAGCAGCCGTGGGAGAACAACTGGTCCCCGGACACCTCCCGGGTCCCCGGGACCCGGCGCCTGTGGCTGGCGGGCGCCCTCGCCATGGCCACGATCGTGGCCGGCGTGACCGCGGTGGCCGTCATGGAAACGCAGTCTGACGACATGTCACCCAAGAGCGCACCGCCCGCCCCCACGGACGGCGCGACCGTACCCGGCCTGATCTCCTTCGCCAGCCCCTCCTCGGCGGGCACGACCACACCCCCCGGCAAGAGCGCCCTGTCGTCCGCCCACCCCTCGCGGACCTCGTCCGGCAAGCCGAGCCCCGCCCCCGCGAGCACACCGCCGAAGTCCCCCGCACCCGGCGCCACGTCTTCCAACTCGCCCAAGCCGCCCTCGACTTCGGCGACCTGGCGGTTCGTCAACTCGGTCAACTACCCCGACCGCTACTGGCGCGTGAGCGACGGTCGGGTGGTCCTCGACACGGTCACCTCGTCCTCGGACCGCGAGGACGCCCGCCTCCGGCTCGTGAAGGGCCTGGCCGACTCCTCCTGCTACTCCTTCGTCACGGCCGACGGCGACTACCTCCGCCACCACGAATTCGTCCTGCGCGCCGAGGGCCACGACGGCTCGGGCCTGTTCCGGCAGGACGCCACCTTCTGCCCCCGGTCCCTCGGCTACTCGGACGCGATCGCCCTGGAGTCCGTCAACTACCCCGGCCACTTCCTGCGCCACCAGGACTTCCGGCTGCGCCTGGACTCGTACCAGCACAACGGCCAGTACTACGCCGACATGGCGTTCCGCCTGGTGACCGACGTGACCGAGACACAGCACGGGTACGGGGACGGGTACGGGTACGGGTACGGGTACGACAGTGGCCCCCGGCGGAATACCGGAGGCCACTGA
- the sufC gene encoding Fe-S cluster assembly ATPase SufC — translation MATLEIRDLHVTVEADNATKEILKGVDLTVKQGETHAIMGPNGSGKSTLAYSLAGHPKYTITQGTVTLDGEDVLEMSVDERARAGLFLAMQYPVEVPGVSVSNFLRTSATAIRGEAPKLRTWVKEVKEAMERLNIDPSFAERNVNEGFSGGEKKRHEILQLELLKPKVAILDETDSGLDVDALRVVSEGVNRVRETGEVGTLLITHYTRILRYIKPDHVHVFSGGRIVESGGAELADKLEEEGYEAYTKGGASA, via the coding sequence ATGGCAACGCTTGAAATCCGAGACCTGCACGTCACCGTCGAGGCCGACAACGCCACGAAGGAAATCCTCAAGGGCGTCGACCTCACCGTGAAGCAGGGCGAGACGCACGCCATCATGGGCCCCAACGGCTCGGGCAAGTCGACCCTCGCCTACTCCCTCGCGGGTCACCCGAAGTACACCATCACCCAGGGCACCGTCACCCTCGACGGCGAGGACGTCCTGGAGATGTCCGTCGACGAGCGCGCCCGCGCCGGCCTGTTCCTCGCGATGCAGTACCCGGTCGAGGTCCCCGGCGTCTCCGTCTCCAACTTCCTGCGCACCTCCGCCACCGCCATCCGCGGCGAGGCCCCCAAGCTGCGTACCTGGGTGAAGGAGGTCAAGGAGGCCATGGAGCGCCTCAACATCGACCCGTCCTTCGCCGAGCGCAACGTCAACGAGGGCTTCTCCGGCGGTGAGAAGAAGCGCCACGAGATCCTTCAGCTGGAGCTGCTCAAGCCGAAGGTCGCGATCCTCGACGAGACCGACTCCGGTCTGGACGTCGACGCGCTGCGCGTGGTCTCCGAGGGCGTCAACCGCGTCCGCGAGACGGGCGAGGTCGGCACCCTGCTGATCACCCACTACACGCGCATCCTGCGATACATCAAGCCCGACCACGTGCACGTCTTCTCCGGCGGCCGGATCGTCGAGTCCGGCGGCGCCGAGCTCGCCGACAAGCTGGAGGAAGAGGGCTACGAGGCCTACACGAAGGGTGGCGCATCCGCGTGA